Proteins encoded in a region of the Shewanella polaris genome:
- a CDS encoding BON domain-containing protein, whose amino-acid sequence MKKTTLSVLMSVVLGSMAFSANAAQDWQDDAKDAWIDGKAETTLLLNTNLNSFDINTDVTDGNVTLTGKVDSSVDKALAAELVKSLDGVNDVNNELTVMKHEGDQDSDDLAESLTDSKVATVVKTRLLFSTDVSGTDINVDVENGVVTLEGTVSSDAERDLAVTIAKNTDDVKDVVSEIRVAG is encoded by the coding sequence ATGAAAAAGACTACATTATCAGTATTAATGAGCGTTGTTCTTGGTTCAATGGCATTCAGTGCAAATGCAGCACAGGATTGGCAGGATGACGCAAAAGATGCATGGATTGATGGTAAAGCTGAAACCACGTTACTGTTAAACACTAACCTGAACTCATTTGATATTAATACCGACGTAACAGACGGTAATGTCACGCTAACTGGTAAGGTCGACAGCAGTGTCGATAAAGCGTTGGCTGCAGAGTTGGTTAAAAGCCTAGACGGCGTTAACGATGTGAATAATGAACTGACAGTGATGAAGCATGAAGGTGACCAGGACAGTGATGATTTAGCTGAATCGTTAACAGACTCTAAAGTCGCTACCGTAGTTAAAACCCGCTTACTCTTTTCGACAGATGTATCGGGTACCGATATTAATGTTGACGTAGAAAACGGTGTCGTGACCTTAGAAGGTACAGTGTCGAGCGATGCAGAGCGTGATTTGGCTGTGACCATTGCCAAAAACACCGACGACGTGAAAGATGTCGTGAGTGAGATCCGTGTAGCCGGGTAA
- a CDS encoding glutamyl-tRNA reductase, with the protein MKSFTRDEQAESDVWLLHEAIDLCQEGQQFYVQATLGADDYNIKRIFIHMADIRKCMLDRLTPLFSVVRSSQARPIDSQTYHQQSSRRHYAKAEQVIQQQPLPQVIAVLVETEQQVLVYLKQAAKKTKNQRVASQLAEGIAWLQMSCDTMKNLSVAHI; encoded by the coding sequence TTGAAATCATTTACTCGAGACGAACAGGCTGAGTCCGATGTATGGCTATTGCATGAGGCTATTGATTTATGCCAAGAAGGACAACAATTTTATGTCCAAGCCACATTAGGGGCCGACGATTACAACATCAAACGGATTTTTATCCACATGGCCGACATTCGAAAATGCATGCTGGATCGTTTAACACCATTGTTTAGTGTGGTGCGTTCAAGCCAAGCAAGGCCAATAGATAGCCAAACTTATCATCAACAATCCTCACGTCGCCACTATGCTAAGGCTGAACAAGTTATACAGCAGCAACCGTTACCACAAGTGATAGCGGTATTGGTTGAAACCGAACAACAAGTCTTGGTTTATTTAAAGCAAGCGGCTAAAAAAACTAAAAACCAGCGTGTTGCTAGCCAACTTGCCGAAGGTATTGCTTGGTTACAAATGAGCTGTGACACCATGAAGAACCTCTCCGTTGCTCATATCTAG
- a CDS encoding sigma-54 interaction domain-containing protein: protein MPRPTLFYHLHRRQEGEARLLALPSCQHFNKIASSVDQPWLDQLHSNSIDVAIIELSQLSQQEYAELTDSALMSDIEFIFLSEGKPNPNLDHLMSKSAGYHFRQPYDADVINDTLEDFAQDLQSQSTKLKQPLSSELDQYGLLVGSSRSMHKLYRTIRKVAVTESNVLIVGESGVGKELVANTIHLASNRVNQPFIAINCGALSPELVDSELFGHVKGAFTGAHRDHRGVFEQAEGGTLFLDEVTEMPLEHQVKLLRVLENNEYRSVGSQHLKKANVRIVAATNRDPADAIDAGRFREDLYFRLAHFPIRVPPLRDRNDDITGLAQHFLAYRNTAEKLTKTFSDDALKLIQQQKWSGNVRELKHTIERAYILAEDIILPSHITVTPLEPSTEPLADDVQIPAGMRLDELEKVAIYQALDNSMGNKNDTAKQLGISVKTLYNKLSKYEDQTDSDEP, encoded by the coding sequence ATGCCACGTCCAACACTTTTTTATCATTTACACCGTCGTCAAGAAGGTGAAGCACGACTCCTTGCCTTGCCGAGTTGTCAGCACTTTAATAAGATTGCTAGTTCAGTTGACCAGCCTTGGTTAGACCAACTACACAGTAATTCGATAGATGTTGCGATCATTGAATTATCACAATTAAGCCAACAAGAATACGCAGAGTTAACTGACAGTGCGTTAATGTCGGATATTGAGTTCATCTTCTTAAGCGAAGGTAAACCGAATCCTAACTTAGATCATTTAATGTCAAAAAGTGCTGGTTACCATTTTCGCCAGCCTTACGATGCCGATGTAATCAACGATACCTTAGAAGACTTTGCCCAAGACTTGCAGTCGCAATCGACTAAGTTAAAACAGCCCCTTTCGAGTGAACTAGACCAATACGGCTTATTGGTTGGTTCATCGCGGTCAATGCACAAGTTGTATCGCACTATTCGTAAAGTTGCCGTCACCGAAAGCAACGTACTTATTGTCGGTGAAAGCGGTGTTGGTAAAGAGCTTGTAGCCAATACGATTCATTTGGCTAGTAACCGAGTCAATCAGCCGTTTATCGCCATCAACTGTGGTGCATTGAGCCCTGAATTGGTCGACAGCGAACTATTTGGCCATGTAAAAGGCGCTTTTACCGGTGCTCATCGTGATCACCGCGGTGTGTTCGAGCAAGCTGAAGGTGGTACTTTATTTCTTGATGAAGTCACCGAAATGCCGTTAGAACATCAAGTCAAATTGCTACGTGTACTCGAAAACAATGAATATCGTTCTGTTGGCTCACAACACCTTAAAAAAGCCAACGTTCGCATTGTTGCTGCGACTAATCGCGATCCTGCTGACGCTATTGATGCAGGCCGTTTTCGTGAAGATTTATACTTTCGTTTAGCGCATTTTCCTATCCGCGTGCCACCATTACGCGATCGTAACGATGACATAACGGGTTTAGCCCAACACTTTTTAGCTTATCGAAATACCGCTGAAAAACTCACTAAAACCTTTTCGGATGATGCTCTTAAACTTATCCAACAACAGAAATGGTCCGGAAATGTCCGCGAATTAAAACACACAATAGAACGTGCATATATTTTGGCAGAAGATATCATTCTACCTAGCCATATCACTGTGACACCTTTAGAACCATCAACAGAACCTTTAGCTGACGATGTGCAAATTCCAGCCGGAATGCGCTTAGATGAGCTTGAAAAAGTAGCTATTTATCAAGCGCTAGATAACTCAATGGGCAATAAAAATGATACAGCCAAACAGCTAGGCATTAGCGTTAAAACCCTTTATAACAAACTCAGTAAATACGAAGACCAAACTGACTCAGACGAGCCATAG